GGATGCTGGCAGTCGCCGTCCATGACGACGATCCAGTCCGACCCGGCCGCCTTCATCCCCTCGACGACCGCCCCGCCGAGCCCGCCGACGGGTTCGTCGCGGTGGATGACGGTGACGGGGAACGGGCAGTCCTGCGCGGCCTCCTTGATGACCTGCGGGGTGTCGTCGGTGGAGTCGTCCACGAAGACGACCTCGCAGGGCAGCCGGGACGGCACCGATTCGGTGATCCGGTGCAGCAACTGCCGTACGTTCGCGGACTCGTTGAAGGTCGGTACGACGATGGTGACGGCGCCCGGCTCGGCCACCTCGGCCACCTCGGCGGCCTCCACGATCGGATCGCCCAGCTCCTCGGGGGCGGTGTAATCCTGGCTCATCGAACGCCTCCCGAGGCTGCCTGGATCTGCCGGATCTCGATGCGGTCCTCGCCGCGGCCGAACACGGCGACCGCCGTCGAGTGCTCCATCGCCGCCTTGACGTTGGGCAGGTCGACCGCGTCCCGCCGTACCGTCGGCGAGGCGACGACGTAGTCGAGGTCCTTCCAGCCGCGCGGCATCGTCTTCGTCACGGCCGGGTCGAGGTCGGCCTTGTAGAACCAGATGGCGCCGAGCCCGGGCCGGTACCCGGCGTGCACCAGGTCCAGCCACAGCGCGTCGTCGACGAGGACCCGGGTGTCCTCGGGGTCCTCCACCTCCGTCGCCAGCCACTTCGAGGCGGCCTGGTAGGGCGCGTTGGCGTCGGCGGTGACGGCGGTGCGGTCGCCGTCGTACCAGCGGGGTACGACATAGGCGCCGGCGGCGATCGCGAGCACGGCCGCGAGGGCGTACCGCCCGCCCGTGACGTACCGCGTCTCGGCCTCGGACCGCCATCGCCGCAGGACGGCGTGGGCGACGGAGGCCGTTCCTCCGGCGAGGACGAGTGCGAGGAAGGGCAGCGCCTGGATGACGTACATGGCGGGCAGGTAGCCGCTGGGGCGCATGGCCACCAGGGCGAGGATCACCACCGCGAACGACGGTCCGGCCAGCGACCGAGCCGTGACCGACCAGCGCCAGGTGGCCAGGAGCAGCAGGCCGCCCGCGAGGCCGCCGAAGATGAGGACGCGGTCGTAGTAGAGCCAGGACTGCAGGACGCCGTAGGAGCCGGAGCCCTGGTCGAGGATGAAGCCCGAACCGGGTCTGGTCATCTGGTACTTGATGCCGTCCCAGAGTGAGACGTGCCCGCTGCCCGGGAACAGCTCGCCCTTCAGCAGGGCGAACAGGGGGTACGAGAGGCCGATCAACGCGCAGGCCGTGACGGCGCCGGTGAGGGCGAACTTGCGGGTGTCGCGGTGGCTGTGCCGCCACATGGTGACGAAGACCGCCGGGAGGACGAAGAGCATCGTCTCCTTGGTCAGCACGGCCGTCGCGGCCGCGATCCCGGCGCCGAAGTGGTGCCAGAGGTGGCGGCTCGGGGAGGCGGCGAGAGCGAACGCGAGGAGCGTCCACATCACCGCGAGGTTGTCGAGGAAGATCTCCCGCTGGAGTACGACCGACAGGGGTGACAGCCCGAACAGGACCATGCCGAGCCCGGCCGCCCAGCGCGGCAGGGACAGGCGCCGCCCGAGCACGTACACCAGGAC
Above is a window of Streptomyces sp. DT2A-34 DNA encoding:
- a CDS encoding glycosyltransferase family 39 protein, yielding MTSTLPAVTTAKVPAQRQPAPETRPISRTTPPQRLRSSRPDLVLCGVLLVAILLVQGWNIADYPTLSDDEGTYLAQAWAVQEGRGLAHYTYWYDHPPLGWIQIALLTWIPAALNPESMTVGTMRAAMLVISAVSAVLVYVLGRRLSLPRWAAGLGMVLFGLSPLSVVLQREIFLDNLAVMWTLLAFALAASPSRHLWHHFGAGIAAATAVLTKETMLFVLPAVFVTMWRHSHRDTRKFALTGAVTACALIGLSYPLFALLKGELFPGSGHVSLWDGIKYQMTRPGSGFILDQGSGSYGVLQSWLYYDRVLIFGGLAGGLLLLATWRWSVTARSLAGPSFAVVILALVAMRPSGYLPAMYVIQALPFLALVLAGGTASVAHAVLRRWRSEAETRYVTGGRYALAAVLAIAAGAYVVPRWYDGDRTAVTADANAPYQAASKWLATEVEDPEDTRVLVDDALWLDLVHAGYRPGLGAIWFYKADLDPAVTKTMPRGWKDLDYVVASPTVRRDAVDLPNVKAAMEHSTAVAVFGRGEDRIEIRQIQAASGGVR